A genome region from Sphingobium sp. CR2-8 includes the following:
- the clpB gene encoding ATP-dependent chaperone ClpB, with the protein MNLEKFTDRAKGFLQSAQTVAIRMSHQRIGPEHLLKALLEDNQGMASGLIKAAGGDAAVALRDTDAALAKVPSVSGSGAQQTPGLDNDAVRVLDSAEQVATKAGDSFVTVERLLLALTLATTTTAGKALAAAGVKPEALNAAINSLRGGRTADTAGAEDRYDALKKFARDLTEAARAGKLDPVIGRDEEIRRTIQILARRTKNNPVLIGDPGVGKTAIAEGLALRIANGDVPDTLKDRTLMALDMGSLIAGAKYRGEFEERLKGVLDEVKGADGQIVLFIDEMHTLIGAGKSEGAMDAGNLLKPALARGELHCIGATTLDEYRKYVEKDPALQRRFQPVFVGEPTVEDTISILRGLKEKYELHHGVRITDGALVSAATLSNRYITDRFLPDKAIDLMDEAASRLRMEVESKPEEIENLDRRIIQLKIEREALKKETDKASADRLDTLETDLANLEEQSAALTTRWQSEKDKIAGEAKVKEQLDAARLELEQAQRAGDLAKMSELSYGTIPALEKRLAEAETASEGAMLREEVTAEDIAGVVARWTGIPVERMLTGEREKLLAMEDTLGKRVIGQADAVKAVSTAVRRSRAGLQDPNRPLGSFLFLGPTGVGKTELTKALAGFLFDDDSAMVRIDMSEFMEKHSVARLIGAPPGYVGYEEGGVLTEAVRRRPYQVVLFDEVEKAHGDVFNILLQVLDDGRLTDGQGRTVDFTNTIIVLTSNLGSQFLTGLADDEPVEKVEPQVMEIVRAHFRPEFLNRLDEVILFHRLGAAHMAPIVDIQVARIGKLLKDRKIVLDLTDEARAWLGRVGYDPVYGARPLKRAVQRYLQDPLADLILRGEVPDGSTVRVEDGDGALKLGVG; encoded by the coding sequence ATGAACCTCGAAAAATTCACTGACCGCGCCAAGGGCTTCCTGCAATCGGCGCAAACCGTGGCGATCCGCATGAGCCATCAGCGGATCGGCCCGGAACATCTGTTGAAGGCGCTGCTGGAAGATAATCAGGGCATGGCGTCCGGCCTTATCAAGGCGGCGGGCGGCGATGCGGCCGTGGCGTTGCGCGACACGGATGCGGCGCTTGCCAAGGTGCCGTCCGTTTCCGGCAGCGGCGCGCAGCAAACGCCCGGGCTCGACAATGACGCCGTACGCGTTCTCGACAGCGCGGAACAGGTCGCGACCAAGGCGGGCGATAGCTTCGTCACCGTCGAACGCCTGCTGCTGGCACTCACCCTCGCCACGACCACGACGGCGGGGAAGGCGCTGGCCGCTGCAGGCGTAAAGCCCGAAGCGCTCAACGCGGCGATCAACAGTCTGCGCGGCGGCCGCACCGCCGACACCGCGGGTGCGGAGGATCGCTACGACGCGCTCAAGAAATTCGCTCGCGACCTCACCGAAGCGGCACGCGCGGGCAAGCTCGACCCGGTCATCGGCCGCGACGAGGAAATCCGCCGCACGATCCAGATTCTGGCTCGCCGGACCAAGAACAACCCGGTCCTGATCGGCGACCCCGGCGTCGGCAAGACGGCGATTGCAGAAGGCTTGGCGCTGCGCATCGCCAATGGCGACGTGCCCGATACGCTCAAGGACCGCACCCTGATGGCGCTGGACATGGGATCGCTGATCGCCGGTGCCAAATATCGCGGCGAGTTCGAGGAACGGCTCAAAGGCGTGCTGGACGAGGTGAAGGGCGCGGACGGCCAGATCGTCCTTTTCATCGACGAAATGCACACGCTGATCGGCGCGGGCAAAAGCGAAGGCGCAATGGATGCGGGCAATCTGCTCAAGCCCGCGCTTGCCCGCGGCGAACTCCATTGCATTGGCGCGACGACGCTCGACGAATATCGCAAATATGTCGAAAAAGACCCTGCGCTCCAGCGCCGTTTCCAGCCCGTCTTCGTCGGCGAACCCACGGTCGAGGATACGATCTCGATCCTGCGCGGCCTGAAGGAGAAATACGAACTCCATCACGGCGTGCGAATCACCGACGGCGCGCTCGTCAGCGCGGCGACGCTCTCCAACCGCTATATCACCGACCGCTTCCTGCCCGACAAGGCGATCGACCTGATGGACGAGGCCGCATCGCGCCTGCGCATGGAGGTGGAGTCCAAGCCGGAGGAGATCGAAAATCTCGACCGTCGCATCATCCAGCTCAAGATAGAGCGGGAGGCGCTGAAAAAGGAAACCGACAAGGCGTCGGCCGACCGGCTCGACACGTTGGAAACCGACCTCGCCAATCTGGAGGAGCAATCCGCAGCGCTGACCACCCGCTGGCAGTCCGAAAAGGACAAGATCGCAGGCGAAGCCAAGGTCAAGGAACAGCTCGACGCCGCCCGCCTGGAACTGGAGCAGGCCCAGCGTGCGGGCGACCTCGCGAAGATGAGCGAACTATCCTACGGCACCATCCCCGCGCTCGAAAAGCGGCTCGCCGAAGCGGAAACCGCGTCGGAAGGCGCGATGCTGCGGGAGGAAGTGACGGCGGAGGATATCGCCGGCGTCGTCGCCCGCTGGACCGGCATCCCGGTCGAGCGGATGCTGACTGGCGAGCGCGAAAAGCTGCTGGCGATGGAAGACACGCTGGGCAAGCGGGTCATTGGGCAGGCTGATGCGGTGAAAGCGGTATCGACCGCCGTCCGTCGCAGCCGCGCGGGATTGCAAGACCCCAACCGCCCGCTCGGCTCCTTCCTGTTCCTTGGCCCGACGGGCGTCGGCAAGACCGAACTGACCAAGGCCCTCGCCGGCTTCCTGTTCGATGACGACAGCGCCATGGTGCGCATCGACATGAGCGAATTCATGGAGAAGCACTCAGTCGCCCGGCTGATCGGCGCCCCTCCGGGCTATGTCGGTTATGAGGAAGGCGGCGTCCTGACCGAAGCCGTCCGCCGCCGCCCCTATCAGGTCGTCCTCTTCGATGAGGTGGAGAAAGCGCATGGCGACGTCTTCAACATCCTGCTCCAGGTGCTGGACGATGGCCGCCTGACGGACGGGCAGGGGCGCACGGTCGACTTCACCAACACGATCATCGTCCTGACGTCGAACCTGGGCAGCCAGTTCCTCACCGGCCTGGCGGACGATGAACCGGTGGAAAAGGTCGAACCGCAGGTCATGGAGATCGTCCGCGCCCATTTCCGCCCGGAATTCCTGAACCGGCTGGACGAGGTGATCCTCTTCCACCGTCTGGGCGCGGCCCATATGGCCCCGATCGTGGACATCCAGGTCGCGCGCATCGGCAAGCTGTTGAAAGATCGCAAGATCGTGCTCGACCTGACCGACGAGGCCCGCGCCTGGCTCGGCCGCGTCGGCTACGACCCGGTCTACGGGGCGCGTCCCCTGAAACGGGCGGTCCAGCGCTACCTGCAAGACCCGCTGGCCGACCTCATCCTGCGCGGCGAAGTACCTGACGGATCGACGGTCCGGGTGGAAGATGGCGACGGGGCGTTGAAATTGGGCGTTGGCTGA
- a CDS encoding 2OG-Fe(II) oxygenase: MKFELNPNLDIAALSRTYADTGRVSIHDFLAGNAAQQLHDALRARNDWIQILNSKEKVIELSREVRASLSTEQMGALDDAVHADARYGFQYRYESIRIPDGIDDRIRSSDVLAKFARWFSSDTPLALVKAITGEQDILFADAQATAYSPGDFLTGHDDAVPGKGRRAAYVFGLTPVWRTEWGGLLLFHDEGNGMVEGMIPAFNRLNLFAVPQMHSVSPISAAAGYRRYAITGWLRNHIP, encoded by the coding sequence GTGAAATTTGAATTGAACCCCAATCTGGATATTGCCGCCCTATCGCGCACATATGCAGATACCGGACGTGTCAGTATCCATGATTTTCTGGCCGGAAATGCAGCACAACAATTGCACGATGCGCTGCGCGCCCGGAATGACTGGATACAGATCCTCAATAGCAAAGAGAAAGTGATCGAACTTTCACGGGAGGTCCGCGCCAGCCTTAGTACGGAGCAGATGGGCGCGCTTGATGACGCCGTCCATGCCGACGCCCGTTATGGCTTTCAGTATCGCTACGAATCCATTCGTATTCCCGACGGCATTGATGATCGCATCCGTAGCAGCGATGTTCTGGCTAAGTTTGCCCGCTGGTTTTCGAGCGATACGCCCCTGGCGTTGGTGAAGGCGATTACCGGCGAACAGGATATACTGTTCGCCGATGCGCAGGCTACAGCCTATTCACCGGGCGATTTTTTGACCGGCCATGATGACGCTGTCCCAGGCAAAGGCAGGCGCGCAGCCTATGTCTTTGGCCTGACGCCGGTCTGGCGCACCGAGTGGGGCGGGCTATTGCTGTTTCACGATGAAGGCAACGGAATGGTCGAGGGGATGATTCCAGCCTTCAACCGCCTCAATCTTTTTGCGGTGCCGCAGATGCACAGCGTCTCGCCGATCAGCGCTGCTGCCGGTTATCGCCGCTACGCAATAACCGGCTGGTTACGGAACCACATTCCCTAA
- a CDS encoding MarR family winged helix-turn-helix transcriptional regulator, protein MPLSEPKRALAHKMAPVARAWRQLADSVLAEFGVSNSAAWCLIHIDRLGGEVGQSALAESLDISQPSLVRTLDQVQAAGLVQRAQHPDDKRSNIIRLTPAGQELVGRIEAKLDALRADLLKDVPDDAIASTVWLMDLLSQRIAEWNGPA, encoded by the coding sequence ATGCCTCTTTCGGAACCCAAGCGCGCGCTGGCGCACAAGATGGCGCCGGTCGCCCGTGCCTGGCGACAGCTGGCGGACAGCGTTCTGGCCGAGTTCGGCGTGTCCAACAGTGCGGCCTGGTGCCTGATCCATATCGACCGGCTGGGCGGTGAAGTGGGGCAGAGCGCACTGGCCGAATCGCTGGACATCAGCCAACCCTCGCTGGTCCGCACGCTGGACCAGGTGCAGGCGGCGGGTCTGGTCCAGCGCGCGCAGCATCCCGACGACAAACGATCCAATATCATCCGCCTGACCCCCGCAGGGCAGGAACTGGTCGGCCGGATCGAGGCGAAGCTGGACGCATTGCGGGCCGACCTGTTGAAAGACGTGCCCGACGACGCGATCGCCTCCACGGTATGGCTGATGGACTTGCTGAGCCAGCGGATCGCCGAATGGAACGGCCCGGCATGA
- a CDS encoding M16 family metallopeptidase encodes MALSPMSRRLPLIMGLSVLALSPVLAPMAQAAKPAPAAAPAPVASLVSQVDIPYQEFRLKNGLRVIVHTDRKAPVVAVSVWYHVGSRFEPAGKTGFAHLFEHLMFYGSENADGPFFGRLEDIGATDWNGTTWFDRTNYFETVPTGALDRALFLESDRMGHLLGAVTQTKLDTQRGVVQNEKRMGENEPYGLVEYAQLDAMLPAGHPYRHSTIGSMADLNAASLADVQSWFRTHYGPNNAVLVLAGDIDVATAKTKVEKWFGNIAPGPAPKDVDATVPTLDKDVEKVMHDNVAATRLYRNWIVPGVNSDELQQLDLAMTVFGGLKSSRLDNALVRDEKVAVAVKASIQPFEKLSIAEITVDVKPGADPVAVGKRLDQLLADYLAKGPSADEVLRAATGQAAGTISGLEKVGGFSGKAVTLAEGAVYSNDPAKYKKDLAVYAAATPETVSAAARKWLGRPVLRLTVAPGERSAADNALAGNATHKPAYFRNPDAAAPTASTPPAPTKIAEPAIEPVKDLDFPDIEHATLKNGIKVALARRTTVPTVRVSMAFDAGNAADDKAKLGTAGLTTALLDEGTRTRSSIQIAEEQERLGASISAANSMDRTTVGLFALKPNLDASLGLLADVIRNPAFAPTEVERLRGQVLTGIQAEKTSPMSIAQRMLPPLIYGQAHPYGIPFTGSGTESGVKAVTRADLTAFHDTWMRPDNATIFVAGDTTMAELLPLLNKQFGDWKAPASAKGVKTFRMDRMMRPARIVLIDKPQSPQSMILAGLLTNKSGTDNPVTLQTANEVLGGATSSRLWMDLRETKGWAYGVGTALSGVKETIPLLVYAPVQTDKTGESIQAVRKDMTEFLTAKGTTETERNQTINSQILSLPGSFETSSDLLGAMMRNDLIGRPDDYYETLPKVYRAMTAADLDKAAREAINPDRLIWVVVGDAKLVRPQLDAVGLPVEMGTLAD; translated from the coding sequence ATGGCCCTTTCCCCGATGTCGCGCCGCCTGCCCCTGATAATGGGCCTTTCGGTCCTCGCGCTCTCCCCCGTTTTGGCCCCGATGGCGCAGGCCGCCAAACCCGCACCCGCCGCCGCGCCCGCGCCGGTCGCCAGCCTCGTGTCGCAGGTCGATATTCCCTATCAGGAATTCAGGCTCAAGAACGGGCTGCGCGTCATCGTCCACACCGACCGCAAGGCGCCGGTGGTGGCGGTGTCGGTCTGGTATCATGTCGGATCGCGTTTCGAACCGGCGGGCAAGACCGGTTTCGCCCATCTGTTCGAACATTTGATGTTCTATGGGTCGGAAAATGCCGATGGGCCGTTCTTCGGGCGGCTGGAGGATATCGGCGCAACCGACTGGAACGGCACGACCTGGTTCGACCGCACCAATTATTTCGAGACGGTGCCGACCGGGGCGCTCGACCGGGCGCTGTTTCTGGAGTCAGACCGGATGGGCCATCTGCTGGGCGCGGTGACGCAGACCAAGCTGGATACGCAGCGCGGGGTCGTGCAGAATGAAAAGCGGATGGGCGAGAACGAGCCTTATGGCCTGGTCGAATATGCGCAGCTGGATGCGATGTTGCCCGCGGGGCACCCCTATCGCCACTCCACCATCGGGTCGATGGCGGACCTGAACGCGGCGAGCCTGGCCGATGTGCAAAGCTGGTTCAGGACCCATTATGGGCCGAACAATGCCGTGCTGGTGCTGGCGGGCGACATCGACGTCGCGACCGCCAAGACGAAGGTCGAGAAGTGGTTCGGCAATATCGCGCCCGGCCCGGCCCCCAAGGATGTGGATGCGACCGTGCCGACGCTCGACAAGGATGTCGAGAAGGTCATGCACGACAATGTCGCGGCGACGCGTCTGTATCGCAACTGGATCGTGCCGGGCGTCAATTCGGACGAGTTGCAGCAGCTGGATCTGGCCATGACGGTGTTCGGCGGCCTCAAATCCTCTCGCCTCGACAATGCGCTGGTGCGCGACGAGAAGGTGGCCGTGGCGGTCAAGGCCAGCATCCAGCCGTTCGAAAAGCTGTCGATCGCCGAGATCACGGTGGACGTGAAGCCGGGCGCGGACCCGGTGGCCGTGGGCAAGCGGCTGGACCAACTGCTGGCCGACTATCTGGCCAAGGGGCCGAGCGCGGACGAGGTGCTGCGCGCGGCCACCGGCCAGGCGGCGGGGACGATTTCGGGGCTGGAAAAGGTCGGCGGCTTTAGCGGCAAGGCGGTGACGCTGGCCGAGGGCGCGGTCTATTCCAACGATCCGGCGAAATATAAGAAAGACCTGGCCGTCTATGCCGCCGCGACGCCCGAAACGGTGAGCGCCGCCGCGCGCAAATGGCTGGGTCGGCCGGTGCTGCGCCTGACGGTCGCGCCGGGCGAGCGCAGTGCGGCCGACAATGCATTGGCGGGGAATGCGACGCATAAGCCCGCCTATTTCCGCAATCCCGATGCGGCTGCGCCCACGGCGTCGACGCCGCCAGCGCCGACCAAGATCGCGGAACCCGCGATCGAGCCGGTCAAGGATCTGGACTTCCCCGATATCGAACATGCGACGTTGAAGAATGGCATCAAGGTCGCGCTGGCGCGGCGCACCACGGTGCCGACGGTGCGGGTGTCCATGGCGTTCGATGCCGGCAATGCGGCCGATGACAAGGCGAAGCTGGGCACGGCGGGCCTGACCACCGCGCTGCTGGACGAAGGGACCAGGACGCGGTCGTCGATCCAGATCGCCGAGGAGCAGGAGCGGCTGGGCGCGTCGATCAGCGCGGCCAACAGCATGGACCGGACCACGGTCGGGCTGTTCGCACTCAAGCCCAATCTGGACGCGTCGCTGGGTCTGCTGGCCGACGTGATCCGCAATCCGGCCTTTGCACCGACCGAGGTGGAGCGGCTGCGCGGGCAGGTGCTGACCGGTATTCAGGCCGAAAAGACGTCGCCCATGTCGATCGCCCAGCGCATGTTGCCGCCGCTGATTTACGGGCAGGCCCATCCTTACGGCATCCCCTTCACCGGATCGGGCACAGAAAGCGGGGTCAAGGCGGTCACGCGGGCGGACCTGACCGCTTTCCACGACACATGGATGCGGCCGGACAATGCGACGATATTCGTCGCGGGCGACACGACGATGGCGGAACTGCTGCCGCTGCTGAACAAGCAATTTGGCGACTGGAAGGCGCCCGCCAGCGCCAAGGGCGTCAAGACGTTCCGCATGGACCGGATGATGCGCCCGGCCAGGATCGTGCTGATCGACAAGCCGCAAAGCCCGCAGTCGATGATCCTGGCGGGGCTGTTGACCAACAAATCCGGGACCGACAATCCGGTAACGTTGCAGACGGCCAACGAAGTGCTGGGCGGCGCGACATCCTCGCGGCTGTGGATGGACCTGCGCGAAACGAAGGGTTGGGCCTATGGCGTGGGCACGGCGCTTTCGGGCGTGAAGGAGACCATTCCCCTGCTGGTCTATGCCCCGGTGCAGACCGACAAGACCGGCGAATCCATCCAGGCGGTCCGCAAGGATATGACCGAGTTTCTGACTGCCAAGGGGACGACCGAGACGGAGCGCAACCAGACGATCAACAGCCAGATCCTGTCGCTGCCGGGCAGTTTCGAAACATCGTCGGACCTGCTGGGCGCAATGATGCGCAACGACCTGATCGGGCGGCCGGACGATTATTATGAGACGCTGCCCAAAGTCTATCGGGCGATGACCGCCGCCGACCTGGACAAGGCGGCGCGCGAGGCGATCAATCCCGACCGGCTGATCTGGGTCGTCGTGGGTGACGCGAAGCTGGTGCGGCCGCAGCTTGACGCGGTGGGGCTGCCGGTGGAAATGGGCACATTGGCTGACTAA
- a CDS encoding FUSC family protein: MSAKIMGERFGVPAALFSVKCLAAAILALYVAYSIGLERPYWAFLTSYIVAQPMAGAVISKAVFRAIGTLVGATFAVAIVPPLVNAPELLVLAMASWLALCVFVSLLDRTPRSYMFVLAGYTACLIVFPDVDTPQTIFTVAALRVQEILIGIACGSLVHGVILPGSITATLLARVETMLRDAERWSRDAIATDPVAGLDAERRRLAQDVTELHQMSVHLPFDISRLAPRVRTVRALQDQLSMLLPLGAAVEDRLAMLKAAHDGAVPAPVEALIADVRLWLDTPVSDNMARADNAQRLIDRCAALEPVATPDMGWADMMRLSLYARLATLIAVHRDCRDLYDQMATHSRAPVTQRVAQLLEGRRNRELHRDYASAARGAFSAFATVALGCAIWIWSGWKDGGTAVMLAGVFLALFAAVDNPLAPLRGFMIGTVAASALGALYGYAIMPRLDGFAMLMLAYSPALLLLGAMMASPRWMGIALPTLLGLGSPVLLSDRYVNAFGSYANGAVAQIVGICFAILMAGLLQSAGVERAIRRTIRAGWTDIANRATLRSPPDLRGWVNRMLDRIALLAPRLAATGTDSGKPLYDALRDLRTGVAIGELRQLRLDLPPQEGAPLTAVLGGVSRHYRGMDPDGPAPADPALLHDIDSAIGELTAHPRPPVRREGVLGLVSLRRNLFPDAVAYRRIAA; encoded by the coding sequence ATGAGCGCAAAGATCATGGGGGAACGCTTCGGCGTGCCGGCCGCGCTGTTTTCCGTCAAATGCCTCGCGGCGGCGATATTGGCGCTCTATGTGGCCTACAGCATCGGGCTGGAGCGGCCCTATTGGGCGTTCCTGACCAGCTATATCGTCGCGCAGCCGATGGCGGGCGCGGTGATTTCCAAGGCCGTGTTCCGCGCGATCGGCACGCTGGTCGGCGCGACATTCGCCGTCGCAATCGTGCCGCCACTGGTCAACGCGCCCGAATTGCTGGTGTTGGCGATGGCGTCCTGGCTGGCCCTGTGCGTGTTCGTGTCGCTGCTCGACCGGACGCCGCGATCCTATATGTTCGTGCTGGCGGGCTATACCGCCTGTCTGATCGTGTTTCCCGATGTCGACACGCCCCAGACGATCTTCACCGTCGCGGCGCTGCGGGTGCAGGAGATTTTGATCGGCATCGCCTGCGGCAGCCTGGTCCATGGCGTCATCCTGCCCGGATCGATCACGGCCACGCTGCTGGCGCGCGTGGAAACGATGCTGCGCGACGCCGAACGCTGGTCGCGCGACGCGATCGCGACCGATCCCGTGGCGGGGCTGGACGCGGAGCGCCGCCGCCTGGCGCAGGACGTGACCGAACTGCACCAGATGTCGGTTCATCTGCCCTTCGACATCAGCCGTCTGGCTCCGCGCGTACGCACCGTGCGGGCGTTGCAGGACCAGTTGTCGATGCTGTTGCCGCTGGGCGCGGCGGTGGAGGACAGGCTGGCGATGCTGAAGGCGGCCCATGACGGCGCGGTGCCCGCCCCGGTCGAGGCGCTGATCGCCGACGTGCGGCTGTGGCTGGATACGCCCGTCAGCGACAATATGGCGCGGGCGGACAATGCGCAGCGGTTGATCGATCGCTGCGCCGCGCTGGAGCCCGTGGCGACGCCCGACATGGGATGGGCCGATATGATGCGCCTCAGCCTCTATGCCCGGCTCGCCACGCTGATCGCGGTGCATCGCGATTGCCGCGACCTGTACGACCAGATGGCGACGCATAGCCGCGCGCCGGTGACGCAGCGGGTCGCGCAACTGCTGGAGGGCCGCCGCAACCGCGAGTTGCACCGCGACTATGCCAGCGCGGCGCGCGGGGCGTTCAGCGCGTTCGCAACCGTGGCGCTGGGCTGCGCGATCTGGATATGGAGCGGCTGGAAGGATGGCGGGACGGCGGTGATGCTGGCGGGCGTGTTCCTGGCATTGTTCGCGGCGGTCGACAATCCGCTTGCGCCGCTCCGGGGCTTCATGATCGGCACCGTGGCGGCGTCGGCGCTGGGCGCGCTCTATGGCTATGCGATCATGCCCCGGCTAGACGGCTTTGCGATGCTGATGCTGGCCTATTCGCCCGCGCTGCTGCTGCTGGGCGCGATGATGGCGTCGCCGCGCTGGATGGGGATTGCGCTGCCGACCTTGTTGGGGCTGGGCAGCCCGGTGCTGCTGTCGGACCGTTATGTCAATGCCTTTGGCAGTTATGCAAACGGCGCGGTGGCGCAGATCGTAGGCATATGTTTCGCGATCCTGATGGCCGGGCTGCTGCAATCGGCGGGCGTCGAGCGCGCGATCCGCCGCACCATCCGCGCCGGATGGACCGACATCGCCAATCGCGCGACACTCAGAAGCCCGCCCGACCTGCGCGGCTGGGTCAACCGGATGCTCGACCGTATCGCCCTGCTCGCCCCCCGGCTGGCCGCGACCGGCACGGACAGCGGCAAGCCGCTTTACGATGCGCTGCGCGATCTGCGCACCGGCGTCGCCATCGGCGAGCTGCGCCAGTTGCGGCTGGACCTGCCGCCGCAGGAGGGCGCGCCGCTGACCGCCGTGCTCGGCGGGGTGAGCCGCCATTATCGCGGGATGGACCCCGATGGCCCGGCCCCGGCCGACCCGGCGTTGCTGCACGATATCGACAGCGCGATCGGGGAACTGACCGCCCATCCGCGCCCGCCGGTGCGGCGGGAGGGCGTGCTGGGCCTGGTCAGCCTGCGCCGCAACCTGTTTCCCGACGCGGTCGCCTATCGGAGGATCGCGGCATGA
- a CDS encoding M28 family metallopeptidase, with translation MKTPIALAAMTALLLPAALPAQSAADPVFTAAAMRAHVEFLADDLLKGRDTGSEGHEIAARYVASQFDGLGLKPAGDTDAKGVSWLQRITFQKTEFGKTPATLTVTGPGGAKSFTHAGDVIIGINADQPHLDVTAPLVFVGYGLENARLGLNGYAGLDVKGKIVVTLRGYPKGLPSEEGAHLSATKGKIAESHGAIGMIALNTLQSAKARPWARMVQFADEPDFTWVSPDGVPFNAAPGLRASAMLNDPAAQAVFAGAPATIAAIRKIADKAGGKPKGFALKTSVTIKADTVSQRVTSPNVVAILPGSDPKLRQEYVVLSAHLDHIGVSPAKPGDAPDKDRINNGALDNGAGIATMLEVARAMAQSPQKPRRSIIFLASTAEEKGLLGADYYARHPSVPVRQIVGNVDLDMPLLLYPFTDLIAFGADHSTLGPIVAKAVAPMGVKLSPDPMPQETIFVRSDHYMFVKQGVPAVFLATGFANGGEKAWGDFLGGAYHHPGDDMRQKIDWTAGARFAEANYRITRAMADGDIPPRWFAKDFFGDLFAPQADKAPK, from the coding sequence ATGAAAACCCCCATTGCCCTCGCCGCCATGACGGCGCTGCTGTTGCCCGCCGCCCTCCCGGCCCAGAGCGCCGCCGACCCGGTCTTCACCGCCGCCGCCATGCGCGCCCATGTCGAATTTCTCGCCGACGACCTGCTCAAGGGCCGCGACACCGGCAGCGAAGGGCATGAAATCGCGGCCCGCTACGTCGCCAGCCAGTTCGACGGCCTGGGCCTCAAGCCCGCTGGTGATACCGATGCAAAAGGGGTCAGCTGGCTCCAACGCATCACCTTCCAGAAGACCGAATTCGGCAAGACTCCCGCCACGCTGACCGTGACCGGCCCCGGTGGTGCGAAGAGCTTTACCCATGCGGGCGACGTGATCATCGGCATCAACGCCGATCAGCCGCATCTGGACGTCACCGCGCCGCTCGTGTTCGTCGGCTATGGCCTGGAAAACGCGCGCCTTGGCCTTAACGGCTATGCCGGCCTCGACGTGAAGGGAAAGATCGTCGTCACCCTGCGCGGCTATCCCAAGGGGTTGCCGAGCGAGGAGGGCGCACACCTCTCCGCCACCAAGGGCAAGATCGCCGAATCCCATGGCGCGATCGGCATGATCGCGCTCAACACGCTCCAGTCGGCCAAGGCCCGTCCCTGGGCGCGGATGGTGCAATTCGCCGACGAACCCGATTTCACCTGGGTGTCGCCCGACGGCGTACCCTTCAACGCCGCGCCGGGCCTGCGCGCGTCGGCGATGCTGAACGATCCGGCGGCGCAAGCCGTGTTCGCCGGTGCGCCCGCGACCATCGCTGCGATCCGCAAGATCGCCGACAAGGCGGGCGGCAAGCCGAAGGGCTTCGCGCTCAAGACCAGCGTGACGATCAAGGCCGATACCGTCAGCCAGCGCGTCACCAGCCCCAATGTCGTCGCCATCCTGCCCGGCAGCGATCCCAAGCTCCGGCAAGAATATGTCGTCCTGTCCGCCCATCTCGACCATATCGGCGTGAGCCCGGCCAAACCGGGCGATGCGCCGGACAAGGACCGGATCAACAATGGCGCGCTGGACAATGGCGCGGGCATCGCGACCATGTTGGAAGTCGCCCGCGCCATGGCGCAATCCCCGCAAAAGCCGCGCCGCTCGATCATCTTCCTGGCTTCGACCGCGGAAGAAAAGGGGCTGCTGGGCGCCGACTATTATGCCCGCCATCCCAGCGTCCCGGTCAGGCAGATCGTCGGCAATGTCGATCTCGACATGCCCTTGCTGCTCTATCCCTTCACCGACCTCATCGCCTTTGGCGCGGATCATTCGACCCTGGGGCCGATCGTGGCGAAAGCGGTCGCGCCGATGGGCGTGAAGCTGTCCCCCGATCCGATGCCGCAGGAAACGATCTTCGTGCGCTCCGACCATTATATGTTCGTGAAGCAGGGCGTCCCCGCCGTCTTCCTCGCCACCGGCTTCGCCAATGGCGGGGAAAAGGCATGGGGCGACTTTCTGGGCGGGGCCTATCATCACCCCGGCGACGACATGCGTCAAAAGATCGACTGGACCGCAGGCGCACGCTTTGCCGAAGCCAATTACCGGATAACCCGCGCCATGGCGGATGGCGACATCCCGCCCCGCTGGTTCGCAAAGGACTTTTTCGGCGATCTGTTCGCACCACAGGCGGACAAAGCACCGAAATAA
- a CDS encoding DUF1656 domain-containing protein, with amino-acid sequence MTGEIALGGVYVPTLLLLALVALVLSWAVTRLIGAFGLYRFLAYRAAVDLSIFILLLGALALIVPSFGIRL; translated from the coding sequence ATGACCGGTGAAATCGCTCTGGGCGGCGTCTATGTCCCCACATTGCTGCTGCTGGCGCTGGTCGCCCTGGTGCTGAGCTGGGCCGTGACCCGGCTGATCGGGGCGTTCGGCCTCTATCGTTTCCTGGCCTATCGCGCCGCGGTAGATTTGAGCATCTTCATCCTTTTGCTGGGCGCCCTCGCCCTGATCGTCCCCTCCTTTGGAATCCGACTATGA